The DNA segment GGCCAGGCATTTTTGTTTTTTAACAAATACTTTAAGCCAGTCTTAAACAGCCTCTCATTCATATTATCATGTACCCGAATGGTAATATTTAATGGTGTATTGATTTTATCACCAGCCTCAAGAATTAGAAAAGAAATATCCGATGCTACATCTCCTCCTTTGCCATCAGGACCACCTAATTGCCAGTATATAGGATCGTTAATCAAAAAGCATGCAAGGTAGTATACAGTTAAATCTTTATCTATTCTACCTTCCTTAAGATCCTTCTCATAGAATGGTCTTAATAATTCATCTATTTGCCCACCCGCACCGTCGCGATTGTATGTGCGTGAGGCTAAATGAAACCAAATTATCCACTGACAAGCTTCCCGTAGTGTTTGTGGAGCCTTTGAAACGATATTCCGATTCACCTCCGCCATTTCGATTAAATTGGTTTTTAGTTCCTCATTATCTTCCTTGTCAATCATGGACTCTATCTCTTCAATATGTCTTTTAATCCAATTTTGTACACTTTTTACAGCTCGTCGGTGTATCTCGTAGAATTGCTGTTGCTCTTTATGCGTATTTATTTTCTTGTATTTCTCAATCTTAGATAAGATTCCTCCCCATCCCAATTCAATTCCCAGCTTATAATCAGGAGCGAAGTGAGCATCATCGCCTATGCCTGATATAATATCATATTTCTTTTGATTTTCGATTAGATGATCATATGGATAATCTGGATTCCACTTGTTGGGTCGCATTTTTGACATAAAATACATCCAACGACCAGCAAATGCATCATTGGCATCTACGTAAACAGGATGATTGTCTATTAAATCACAAAAATTATCAGTCCATCCTTGATATCCATAAAATGAACCATCCGGATGATTTGAGATTATTTTCCAACCATCTTTTGGAGGTACAATTCTTCCGTAATCATCTTCGTCTAACAGTCCCTCAATTGCTATCTTCTCTTTAGTTTGCAATAATTTGCGCCCTCTTAAAGCATCTGTTCTGGTTTTATATCTAAAACTGTTTTCTTTCATAATTATACATTAACTATTCTGTTTTTAACTAATTCAAGCTCTTTAAAATTGCTTTTGGGTATTTCTTTTACGCCTTCCATTGGGTTATTAATCCCCAAGTTTTTATATTTTGTTGCTCCTAAAGGATGATAAGGAAGTAAGGTGTAGGATTTTGCATTATTTAGGGAGGATACAAACTGAGCCATCTTTTCAATCATTTCATGTGAGTCATTTACCCCAGGAATGACAGGAGTTCTTAATTCATAGGGTATTCCTGTTTGATCTAAATGAATAATATTTTCTATAATCCTTGAATTCTTGAGTCCGGTCCATATCTTATGAATATCGGAATAAAATAATTTAAAATCTGCCATTACATAATCGAGATTAGGAAGGAGTTCTTTATATAAATCCCATCTATAACTGAGGTTTGTTTCCATAGCAGTGTGGATACCTTTTTGTTTTAAATGAACCAATATTTCTTTTACAAAATCAAATTGGAACAGTGGTTCTCCTCCAGATAGCGTAATTCCTCCTCCTGACTCCTCAAAATATGGAATGTCAATTGCTATTTCCTTATATAATTCTTCAGAGGAAACCGTTCTACCAATTTGATGTAGAGCTTCTGAATAACACACTTCTATGCAAGCAAAACAATTGTTACATTTTGATTTATCAAAAGCAATTTTGTTGTTAACAACCTTTAATGCTCCTGTTTTACACTCACTGATGCATGCCTGACAGTTAGTGCACTTATCCGATACCCACTCTAGCTCACACTTCGAACTAAACGTTTCTGGATTATGGCACCACTTACATCGCATATTGCAACCCTTTAAAAAAATTGTTGATCGAATTCCAGGACCATCATGAATTGACATCCTCTGTATATGAGTAATTATTCCCATCTCAATACTTTGATTTTGATACATTACAAATGTATAATAGACTGATGAGAGAATAAAATAAGACAATACTTCCTGAAGTGCTATTGATTGCCCTAAAACGACATGCAGTTAACGGATATTAAGAAATATTAGGAAATGAATAGGCTAAAATACTTTGTAGTTTTTTTCTCTGTATTCTAATGGTGTTATGCCAAATTTCGATTTAAATAACCTGTGAAAATAGCTAACTGAAGAAAATCCACATTCTGAAGAAATGATTTTAATGGGAGTATTTGTATATACTAGTTGGCGGGATGCAAATTCTAGTCGGATATTATTTATGGTTTCTGTAACAGTTTGATTTAAACACGATTTTATAACACGATTGACATGATCAGAAGATTTTCCAGTTAAAGAAACAAAGCCTGCAACTCCGGAATTAAAGTGAACAGGTGTATTAAATACTTTTAAAGCATATGAAAGCCATTGGGGTATATTATTTACATTACCTTTAATTAGCAACATTTCAAATATATGCAACATTATATGGTCAAACTGAAGGTATTTTCTTTCACTAACCATAAACTTATCTACTACAATTGTTAGGTCATTTAATTGATTTTTTTCTAATGTACAATAAAAAGGCAATTCTGATTTCGCCCAGAAAAAGGATGAACTATCACTGAAATAACGCTCCTTGAAACGGATAAGCTCCTGATTTTGAAAAGCAATATTTGTGATCACAAGACCTTTTTCTCTTGGATGCATTCTAAAAGTATGCTCATCTTCAGGTCTAATCATCCAGAATGAACCCGGCTGTATCTCAATCTCCCTTCCGTTAATCAAATGAAATCCATGACCTTCCTTTACCCAAAATATCTCATGATAATCATGATAGTGTTTTCTTAAATCATGTGCAGATGTGATGGTTGTCCGAGCTAAATGAAATACCTCTGTTGAACTAATAAAATTATCTAAACACAATTGAATGCACGTATTATTCATAACTATGGACTGCTTTAATCAAAAAATACTTGTTCACAAATTTAATTAAATTGCATTCTTTCAAGGGACAAGAAAAAACTTTATTCACTCAATTGCTAAATTGTAACTAGAGTGATTTATGTTTATAGTATTTACAAAATGCTTCTTTTCGGGTGCCTGAAATAATCAATCAAAAAGCATCTATTCACATTTTTTGTGAGGTGAAGGATGATGGTCTGCCACAATTGACTAGGTATAAGCGTGTAATTATTAATGTAGAACCGTAGAAATGAGACAATGAAAAAAATAGCAGTTATTATATTACTCATCATTAATATTAGTGGTTTTGCTCAACAGTTAGCTTTTCCAACAGCTGAAGGGTATGGGAAATATGCAAAAGGAGGAAGAGGTGGTGTTGTTTATGAAGTGACTAATCTAAACGATAGTGGAGAAGGTAGTTTGAGGGCAGCAGTAGAAGCCTCTGAACCAAGAACTGTTGTCTTTAGAATATCTGGTAATATTGATCTAAAAAAACCTATTGAAATTACAAAACCATATATTACCATCGCTGGACAAACGGCTCCGGGTGAGGGGGTCTGTTTAAAAAACTACCCTTTGAATATTCGTGCGGATCATGTTATTATAAGATATATTAGGGTAAGGATAGGGGATGTGTCTAAAAACGACTATGATGCTGTTGGAAGTCGTTTTACAAAACATATTATATTGGATCA comes from the Saccharicrinis fermentans DSM 9555 = JCM 21142 genome and includes:
- a CDS encoding glycyl-radical enzyme activating protein, producing MYQNQSIEMGIITHIQRMSIHDGPGIRSTIFLKGCNMRCKWCHNPETFSSKCELEWVSDKCTNCQACISECKTGALKVVNNKIAFDKSKCNNCFACIEVCYSEALHQIGRTVSSEELYKEIAIDIPYFEESGGGITLSGGEPLFQFDFVKEILVHLKQKGIHTAMETNLSYRWDLYKELLPNLDYVMADFKLFYSDIHKIWTGLKNSRIIENIIHLDQTGIPYELRTPVIPGVNDSHEMIEKMAQFVSSLNNAKSYTLLPYHPLGATKYKNLGINNPMEGVKEIPKSNFKELELVKNRIVNV
- a CDS encoding helix-turn-helix domain-containing protein, giving the protein MNNTCIQLCLDNFISSTEVFHLARTTITSAHDLRKHYHDYHEIFWVKEGHGFHLINGREIEIQPGSFWMIRPEDEHTFRMHPREKGLVITNIAFQNQELIRFKERYFSDSSSFFWAKSELPFYCTLEKNQLNDLTIVVDKFMVSERKYLQFDHIMLHIFEMLLIKGNVNNIPQWLSYALKVFNTPVHFNSGVAGFVSLTGKSSDHVNRVIKSCLNQTVTETINNIRLEFASRQLVYTNTPIKIISSECGFSSVSYFHRLFKSKFGITPLEYREKNYKVF